A single Sulfurimonas aquatica DNA region contains:
- a CDS encoding NAD(P)-binding domain-containing protein, whose translation MIQDNSKVVDIAIIGAGPGGMASAIEAKLAGIENIIVIDKAPHHNDMIHKFYKKGKRVDKDWMGIKFEFTGNVTFDECSKEEYIQQMDDKLKDAGVLDKFEYNHDIFRVTKDKDGLFEMVFGHDQVAEGIEKMKAKNVILSVGRMGKPNKPKYKFPREIKGLLNFNLSKVQNGEHVMIVGGGDTAGEYAYGLVELEGMEDCVVTLNYRKADITRMNPLNTEMCTKYLDNGKILNKMGVDIESVEPSENGKILVNFTDGTKSEYDRAVYALGGTTPKDLLVNSGVKTGEWDVPVYNEETMETNVQGLYTIGDVVTDQGSIALAFNHASFALKDIASKL comes from the coding sequence ATGATTCAAGATAATTCAAAAGTAGTAGATATAGCAATTATTGGTGCTGGACCTGGTGGTATGGCATCTGCTATTGAAGCGAAACTTGCTGGAATCGAAAATATTATTGTAATAGATAAAGCACCTCACCACAATGACATGATCCATAAGTTTTACAAAAAAGGCAAACGTGTAGATAAGGACTGGATGGGAATCAAGTTTGAATTTACAGGTAATGTAACATTTGATGAGTGTTCTAAAGAAGAGTATATCCAGCAGATGGACGACAAACTAAAAGATGCTGGAGTACTTGATAAGTTTGAGTATAACCATGATATTTTTAGAGTAACTAAAGATAAAGATGGACTGTTTGAGATGGTTTTTGGCCACGATCAAGTAGCTGAAGGTATTGAGAAAATGAAAGCAAAAAATGTTATTCTCTCAGTCGGTCGTATGGGTAAGCCAAATAAACCAAAGTATAAGTTTCCAAGAGAGATTAAAGGGTTACTTAACTTTAATCTTTCAAAAGTTCAAAATGGCGAGCATGTTATGATAGTCGGCGGTGGAGACACTGCTGGCGAGTATGCTTACGGTTTAGTGGAACTAGAAGGTATGGAAGACTGTGTTGTAACTCTAAACTACAGAAAAGCCGATATTACAAGAATGAACCCTCTTAACACAGAGATGTGTACCAAATATCTAGACAATGGAAAAATCCTTAATAAAATGGGTGTAGATATAGAGAGTGTTGAGCCCTCTGAAAATGGAAAAATTCTAGTAAACTTTACTGATGGCACAAAATCAGAATATGATAGAGCTGTTTATGCACTTGGTGGTACAACTCCAAAAGACCTTCTTGTAAACTCTGGCGTTAAAACTGGTGAATGGGATGTTCCTGTATATAATGAAGAGACTATGGAAACAAATGTTCAAGGTCTCTATACTATAGGTGATGTTGTAACGGATCAAGGTAGCATTGCGCTTGCATTTAACCATGCAAGTTTTGCTCTAAAGGATATTGCTTCTAAACTTTAA
- a CDS encoding NAD(P)/FAD-dependent oxidoreductase has product MLDCAIVGGGPAGLTAGLYTTRGGLENVTMFEKGMPGGQITNSSEIENYPGVIGEITGMDLMMPWPAQCQKFGLVHEMVSVTRITKDGDLFTIHKEDGKTVDAHSVIVGTGSSPRRVGFSGEDEFFGKGVSTCATCDGFFYKGKEVAVIGGGDTALEEALYLAKICSKVYLIHRRDTFRSAPNTIKRAKNTENIEFVLNSTPDEVYGDETAGVTGLRVINKDGETRDIEVPGIFTFVGNDVNNETLIQEDGSFLCDMNDQGQVIVNISMATSVPGLYATGDMRIAAPKQVVSAAGDGAVAALQAIAYVDELLN; this is encoded by the coding sequence ATATTAGATTGTGCAATAGTTGGTGGTGGACCAGCTGGACTTACTGCTGGCCTCTATACTACACGCGGCGGCCTAGAAAATGTAACTATGTTTGAAAAAGGTATGCCTGGTGGGCAAATTACTAACTCTTCAGAGATTGAAAACTACCCGGGTGTCATAGGTGAAATTACAGGAATGGACTTAATGATGCCATGGCCAGCACAGTGTCAAAAATTTGGTCTAGTCCATGAAATGGTAAGTGTCACTCGTATTACAAAAGATGGTGATCTATTTACTATTCATAAAGAAGATGGAAAAACTGTTGATGCTCATAGTGTTATAGTCGGAACGGGTTCTTCTCCTCGTAGAGTTGGCTTTAGTGGTGAGGATGAGTTTTTTGGCAAGGGTGTCAGTACTTGTGCTACTTGTGATGGTTTTTTTTATAAGGGTAAAGAAGTTGCCGTAATTGGTGGTGGAGACACTGCGTTAGAAGAGGCACTTTACCTTGCAAAGATATGCTCAAAAGTTTACCTGATACATAGACGTGATACTTTTCGCTCCGCTCCAAATACAATCAAACGTGCAAAGAATACAGAAAATATTGAATTTGTATTAAACTCTACACCTGATGAAGTTTATGGTGATGAGACTGCTGGAGTTACAGGACTTAGAGTAATCAATAAAGATGGTGAAACTAGAGATATAGAGGTACCTGGTATCTTTACATTTGTTGGAAATGATGTTAATAATGAGACATTAATTCAAGAAGATGGTAGCTTTTTATGTGATATGAATGATCAAGGTCAAGTGATAGTAAATATCTCTATGGCAACATCTGTACCCGGATTATATGCAACAGGTGATATGCGCATAGCAGCTCCTAAGCAGGTTGTAAGTGCGGCAGGTGATGGTGCTGTTGCAGCCCTTCAGGCTATTGCATATGTGGATGAACTTCTAAACTAA
- a CDS encoding sulfurtransferase — MKFLLSLLLLGLQLFSSEAFITPKQLKEKLDNKNLVILDTTDTKVFNEGHIPNAISIDAGKFRHQVGKYQLINSSSDIQTLAQSLGINNDSEVVLYGHNIDKDILKASYIALALVANGLENVSILNGGYPDWVSEYEFDNLISKKTTTPKRGNFKANFDANILVDKDYVLDRIGKVAMIEARPSEYYYGKKQSPGVKRLGHIPKAKSSYWRDKFDIDYRVRKDSELKAIYLDNNFLNKNKEVITYCTGGLEASMNWYILTQHLKFKDVKIYDASMREWGNLDDTPLVK; from the coding sequence ATGAAATTTTTACTCTCACTTTTACTTTTAGGACTCCAACTCTTCTCAAGTGAAGCCTTTATAACACCAAAGCAGCTCAAAGAGAAACTAGACAATAAAAACTTAGTTATTCTCGACACAACAGATACAAAAGTATTTAACGAAGGACATATCCCAAATGCCATTAGTATTGATGCTGGTAAGTTTAGACATCAAGTAGGTAAGTATCAACTTATTAATTCTTCATCTGATATACAAACACTAGCACAATCTCTAGGTATCAATAATGACTCTGAAGTTGTACTTTATGGTCATAACATTGACAAAGATATACTAAAAGCTAGTTATATAGCATTAGCACTCGTAGCTAATGGATTAGAGAATGTATCTATACTCAATGGCGGATACCCTGACTGGGTAAGTGAATATGAGTTTGATAATCTAATCTCTAAAAAAACTACAACTCCCAAAAGAGGTAATTTCAAAGCTAACTTTGATGCTAATATTTTAGTAGATAAGGATTATGTACTCGATAGAATTGGCAAAGTAGCTATGATAGAAGCAAGACCAAGTGAATATTACTATGGTAAAAAACAATCCCCAGGTGTAAAAAGATTAGGGCATATCCCAAAAGCTAAAAGTTCTTACTGGAGAGATAAATTTGATATTGACTACAGAGTAAGAAAAGATAGTGAGCTAAAAGCCATATATCTAGATAACAACTTTCTAAATAAAAATAAAGAAGTAATAACTTACTGTACAGGTGGATTAGAAGCTTCTATGAACTGGTATATACTTACACAGCATCTTAAATTTAAAGATGTAAAGATATATGATGCTTCCATGAGAGAATGGGGTAACCTTGATGACACTCCTCTGGTAAAATAG